From one Brachypodium distachyon strain Bd21 chromosome 4, Brachypodium_distachyon_v3.0, whole genome shotgun sequence genomic stretch:
- the LOC100829630 gene encoding uncharacterized protein LOC100829630 produces the protein MEAAAATMLEAGVGRFRAPNLAALLAEMWAPLAVALAAMATLPSLLGRLQVLILRLRSRGKEVISSHISTYYSSGDEDSDYSDGDDDEDDEDESSEDEAATSSSGEEDSGRRALGYFEGAAEGIDGCFPWGGAVVRTWQERFSCGGGGARFGSAGGEPPAVTLWGASSASGDQAWWEADDSGRRSVAEAEAPVVVGWRREHAVRRRQRLLPFCARRSERRDGMVGVAV, from the coding sequence ATGGAGGCGGCTGCGGCGACGATGCTGGAGGCCGGGGTGGGGCGGTTCCGGGCGCCGAAcctggcggcgctgctggcCGAGATGTGGGCGCCGCTGGCCGTGGCGCtggcggcgatggcgacgcTGCCCAGCCTGCTCGGCAGGCTGCAGGTGCtcatcctccgcctccgctccCGCGGGAAGGAGGTCATCTCCTCGCACATCTCCACCTACTACTCCTCCGGGGACGAGGACTCCGACTACTCCGATGGCGATGatgacgaggacgacgaagacgagAGCTCCGAAGACGAAGCGGCCACCAGCTCTTCCGGCGAAGAGGACTCTGGAAGGAGGGCACTGGGGTACTTCGAGGGCGCCGCCGAGGGGATCGACGGCTGCTTCCCGTGGGGCGGCGCCGTCGTGCGGACGTGGCAGGAGCGGTtctcctgcggcggcggaggagctaGATTTGGATCCGCGGGTGGGGAACCGCCGGCGGTGACGCTTTGGGGTGCCAGCTCGGCGAGCGGCGACCAGGCGTGGTGGGAAGCCGATGACAGCGGCCGCAGGTCGGTCGCCGAGGCAGAAGCGCCCGTGGTCGTTGGGTGGCGGCGCGAGCACgccgtgcggcggcggcagcggctccTCCCGTTCTGCGCTCGGCGGAGTGAAAGACGGGACGGGATGGTAGGTGTGGCCGTGTGA
- the LOC100829937 gene encoding uncharacterized protein LOC100829937, with the protein MPPKPIFAKPKKTAAAASVTRTSMEKKRSPLLALNNALPMVLLLLLFFVSVADAQVFCRSQFNLANEACSLRTFPGANPAVPPRRPLNESSAGYELQADHGHGGEHGGGGVRGSSHHGHGHGHHVGGADPYDTACCRRLMGIDNACICQAMSFLPVFMSRVKHAIKLTPVPGCDISFECAAVY; encoded by the coding sequence ATGCCGCCAAAACCCATCTTCGCCAAACCCAAgaaaacagcagcagcagcgtcaGTGACAAGGACCagcatggagaagaagagatcGCCATTGCTGGCTCTCAATAATGCGCTGCCCATGGTGCTCCTGCTACTGCTGTTCTTCGTTTCCGTGGCGGACGCCCAGGTGTTCTGCCGGTCCCAGTTCAACCTGGCCAACGAGGCCTGCAGCCTGAGAACTTTCCCCGGCGCGAACCCCGCggtgccgccgcgccggccgctcAACGAGTCGTCCGCCGGCTACGAGCTCCAGGCGGAccacggccatggcggcgagcacggcggcggcggcgtccgcggcaGCAGCCACCACGGGCACGGGCACGGGCACCACGTTGGGGGAGCGGACCCGTACGACACGGCGTGCTGCCGGCGCCTGATGGGCATCGACAACGCCTGCATCTGCCAGGCCATGTCCTTCCTCCCGGTCTTCATGAGCAGGGTCAAGCACGCCATCAAGCTCACGCCCGTCCCCGGATGCGACATCTCCTTCGAGTGCGCCGCCGTCTACTGA